One genomic window of Desulfocurvus vexinensis DSM 17965 includes the following:
- a CDS encoding recombinase family protein has protein sequence MTTSAKIDSGAIRCAIYTRKSTDEGLEQEFNTLDAQRESAEAYIASQRHEGWTCLPDRYDDGGFSGGNLERPALKRLMADIEAGGIDCVVVYKVDRLSRSLLDFSRLMEIFDRHGVSFVSVTQQFNTTHSMGRLTLNILLSFAQFEREIIAERTKDKMWAARRKGKWVGGMPVLGYDVAEGGGRLEVNEDEAARVRAIFQLYLELESLLPSAQELERRGWNNKRWVTRKGKERGGKPFNKSTLFRLLTNPIYTGKVVFQGTTYEGEHEAIVDMETWKRVQAILRRNRLNGGTLVRNKYGALLKGLIFCTPCGTGMTHSCANKKNGKSYRYYVCQTAQQRGWAKCPTKSVNAYDIENAVVQHIKGLGTNPAVLSTTLTKATEQAEVRLHELEMERKAAERELKRLHAQVRKLLGGKLPAGASEIATDRLADLQERIRTTEQRMTAIQEEIIVLGKTTVKENDLTQALADFDEVWNSLSSKEQAKIIHILVERVGFDGRDQSVTVTFRSEGLKQLCQRTAA, from the coding sequence ATGACCACTTCCGCCAAAATAGACTCTGGTGCAATCCGCTGCGCCATTTATACCCGCAAGTCCACCGATGAGGGATTGGAGCAGGAGTTCAACACCCTGGACGCCCAGCGGGAATCGGCCGAGGCCTATATCGCCAGCCAACGCCACGAGGGCTGGACATGCCTGCCGGATCGATACGATGACGGCGGCTTCTCCGGCGGCAATCTGGAGCGCCCCGCGCTCAAGCGCCTCATGGCGGACATCGAGGCCGGCGGCATCGATTGCGTCGTGGTCTACAAAGTGGACCGCCTCAGCCGCTCCCTGCTCGACTTCTCGCGCCTCATGGAGATCTTTGATCGCCACGGCGTGAGTTTCGTCTCGGTCACCCAGCAGTTCAACACCACCCACTCCATGGGCCGGCTGACCCTGAACATCCTGCTCTCCTTCGCCCAGTTCGAACGCGAGATCATCGCCGAGCGGACCAAAGACAAGATGTGGGCCGCGCGCAGAAAAGGCAAATGGGTCGGCGGCATGCCTGTCCTGGGTTACGACGTGGCCGAGGGCGGCGGCCGGCTGGAGGTCAACGAGGACGAAGCCGCACGAGTCAGGGCGATCTTCCAGCTCTACCTGGAACTGGAGTCGCTACTCCCCTCGGCACAGGAGCTTGAGCGCCGAGGCTGGAACAACAAGCGTTGGGTGACCCGCAAGGGCAAGGAGCGTGGCGGGAAGCCGTTCAACAAGAGCACGCTCTTCCGACTGCTGACCAATCCCATCTACACGGGCAAGGTGGTGTTCCAGGGGACCACCTACGAAGGCGAGCACGAAGCCATCGTGGACATGGAGACTTGGAAGAGGGTCCAGGCAATTCTGCGGCGCAATCGCCTCAACGGCGGCACCCTCGTCCGCAACAAGTACGGCGCGCTGCTCAAGGGGCTGATCTTCTGCACGCCCTGCGGAACAGGGATGACGCACTCCTGCGCCAATAAAAAGAACGGCAAGAGTTACCGATATTACGTCTGCCAGACTGCCCAGCAGCGAGGGTGGGCGAAATGCCCCACGAAATCCGTCAACGCCTACGACATTGAAAACGCGGTGGTGCAGCACATCAAGGGGTTGGGCACCAACCCGGCGGTCCTGTCGACCACACTCACCAAGGCCACGGAACAAGCCGAAGTCCGCCTGCATGAGCTGGAGATGGAGCGGAAAGCAGCGGAGCGGGAACTCAAACGGCTCCATGCCCAGGTCCGAAAACTCCTGGGCGGTAAATTACCGGCCGGGGCCTCGGAAATCGCGACCGACCGCCTGGCGGATTTGCAGGAGCGGATTCGCACCACCGAGCAGCGCATGACGGCCATCCAGGAGGAGATCATCGTGCTGGGCAAGACGACCGTCAAAGAGAACGATCTGACGCAGGCATTGGCGGATTTTGACGAGGTGTGGAACTCGCTGTCCTCCAAGGAGCAGGCGAAGATCATCCATATTCTCGTCGAACGAGTGGGGTTCGACGGCCGTGACCAGTCGGTGACGGTGACTTTCAGAAGCGAGGGTCTCAAGCAACTGTGCCAGAGAACAGCCGCCTGA
- a CDS encoding addiction module antidote protein: MKSNTNRASVSHDEALVRELRADPAFAAEYLQAAMEDTDEPAVLLIALRHVSEAFGMAEVAREAGIKRESLYRALSPTGNPTLKTLTAVLKAVGLRLAVAPDKSGHHPACA, from the coding sequence ATGAAGAGCAACACCAACCGTGCAAGCGTCAGCCATGACGAGGCGCTGGTGCGCGAACTCCGCGCCGATCCCGCCTTTGCTGCGGAATATCTCCAGGCCGCCATGGAAGACACCGATGAGCCGGCGGTGCTCCTCATTGCGCTCCGGCATGTCTCCGAAGCCTTCGGCATGGCCGAGGTGGCCCGAGAGGCCGGCATCAAGAGGGAGAGTCTCTACCGGGCCTTGTCCCCAACGGGGAATCCGACGCTGAAGACCTTGACGGCAGTGCTGAAGGCCGTGGGCCTGCGACTCGCCGTAGCTCCGGACAAATCAGGGCATCATCCTGCTTGTGCGTGA
- a CDS encoding type II toxin-antitoxin system RelE/ParE family toxin — protein sequence MNEVRRYRNENGSEIITEWLAGLKDIRARARIVARIDRLAVGNFGDCKAVRDGVSELRVDYGPGYRVYFGKVGKRIVLLLCGGDKRTQEADIERAVMCLKDYKRRSRS from the coding sequence ATGAACGAAGTCCGTCGGTACCGGAATGAGAATGGCTCTGAGATCATCACCGAATGGCTGGCGGGACTGAAGGACATCCGGGCTCGTGCACGAATCGTTGCCAGGATAGATCGTTTGGCTGTTGGGAATTTTGGAGACTGCAAGGCGGTCCGGGACGGAGTGTCGGAGTTGCGCGTTGATTATGGCCCAGGGTATCGAGTGTATTTTGGGAAGGTGGGTAAGAGGATAGTTCTGCTCCTTTGCGGCGGCGACAAGCGGACCCAGGAGGCCGATATCGAAAGGGCAGTGATGTGCTTGAAGGATTACAAAAGGAGGTCGCGATCATGA
- a CDS encoding DUF2924 domain-containing protein, with translation MNPETYKEVQSLERMTVGELKEKYLDVFGEETRSNNKPFLKKRIAWRIQALAEGNLSERARKRAKELARDADLRMRAPRDPVKPGSAEARARSVKSRLSSAHDPRVPLPGVLLHREYKGRDIVVRVLDDGFEFEDRRYKSLTAIAREVTGGKWNGFVFFGLNKASTNKNKGRK, from the coding sequence ATGAACCCAGAGACGTACAAGGAGGTCCAAAGCCTCGAGCGAATGACCGTGGGCGAGTTGAAGGAGAAGTACCTCGATGTCTTCGGCGAGGAGACCCGCTCCAACAACAAGCCCTTCCTGAAAAAGCGCATCGCCTGGCGCATTCAGGCTCTGGCCGAGGGTAACCTGTCGGAACGGGCTCGCAAGCGGGCCAAGGAGCTGGCCCGGGACGCTGACCTCAGAATGCGCGCCCCGCGCGATCCGGTGAAGCCCGGCTCGGCCGAGGCCCGAGCGCGATCTGTCAAAAGCCGCTTGTCTTCAGCCCATGATCCCAGAGTGCCCCTCCCCGGCGTGCTCCTTCACAGGGAATACAAAGGGCGGGACATCGTGGTCCGGGTGCTGGACGATGGTTTCGAGTTCGAGGATCGCCGGTACAAGTCGCTCACGGCCATTGCCCGTGAGGTGACCGGCGGCAAATGGAACGGCTTCGTCTTTTTCGGTCTGAACAAGGCCTCCACGAACAAAAACAAAGGGCGCAAATGA